The following are from one region of the Mycetohabitans rhizoxinica HKI 454 genome:
- a CDS encoding tryptophan--tRNA ligase yields MFPDRIFSGMRPTGSLHLGHYHGVLKNWIKLQSEYPCFFSVVDLHALTTHYETPDVIENNVWEVLIDWLASGIDPAQATLFIQSRVQEHAELSLLLGMSTPLGWLERVPTYREQIEKLRDKDLGTYGFLGYPVLMAADILLYRASLVPVGEDQVPHVEMTREIARRFNYLYGREPGFEDKANEAARKLGGKRSKLYHELRNAYQQEGDEEALEQARALLQESQSLSLSDRERLFGYLEGSRKIILVEPQVLLTEASRMPGLDGQKMSKSYGNTIGLREDKVSIEKKVRTMPTDPARVRRSDPGDPDKCPVWQLHQVYTDQPTHEWVQRGCRSAGIGCLECKQPVIDGILREQQPMLERAQKYMDDPSLLRAIVAHGCDKARKLAHETMRDVREAMGLSYS; encoded by the coding sequence ATGTTCCCCGACCGTATCTTCTCCGGCATGCGCCCGACCGGCTCGCTGCACCTTGGCCATTACCATGGCGTGCTGAAGAACTGGATCAAGCTGCAATCCGAGTATCCGTGCTTTTTCAGTGTGGTCGATCTGCATGCGCTAACGACGCACTATGAAACACCGGATGTGATTGAGAACAACGTGTGGGAAGTGCTGATCGACTGGCTCGCGTCCGGCATTGATCCGGCGCAGGCCACGCTGTTCATACAGAGCCGCGTGCAGGAGCACGCGGAGTTGTCGCTGCTGCTGGGCATGAGCACGCCGCTTGGCTGGCTCGAGCGGGTGCCGACCTACAGGGAGCAGATCGAGAAACTGCGCGATAAGGATCTAGGCACGTACGGTTTTCTCGGCTATCCGGTGCTGATGGCCGCGGACATCCTGCTGTACCGCGCGTCGCTGGTGCCAGTGGGCGAGGACCAGGTGCCGCACGTGGAAATGACGCGCGAGATCGCACGCCGCTTCAACTACTTGTATGGTCGCGAGCCGGGCTTCGAGGACAAGGCCAACGAGGCAGCGCGAAAACTCGGCGGCAAGCGCTCCAAGCTGTACCATGAGTTGCGCAATGCTTATCAGCAGGAGGGCGACGAAGAGGCGCTGGAGCAGGCGCGCGCGCTGCTGCAGGAGTCGCAAAGCCTGTCGCTGAGTGACCGCGAACGGCTGTTCGGCTATCTCGAAGGCTCGCGCAAGATCATTTTGGTAGAGCCGCAGGTGCTGCTGACCGAGGCATCGCGGATGCCGGGGCTCGATGGGCAGAAGATGTCCAAATCGTACGGCAATACGATTGGGCTGAGAGAAGACAAGGTGTCGATCGAGAAAAAGGTCCGCACGATGCCGACCGACCCGGCGCGCGTGCGCCGCAGCGATCCGGGCGATCCGGACAAATGCCCGGTATGGCAGCTGCACCAGGTCTATACAGATCAACCGACGCACGAATGGGTGCAGCGCGGTTGCCGCAGCGCCGGGATCGGCTGCTTGGAGTGCAAGCAGCCAGTGATCGACGGCATCCTGCGCGAGCAGCAGCCGATGCTCGAGCGGGCACAGAAGTACATGGATGATCCGTCACTGCTGCGCGCGATCGTCGCGCACGGCTGCGACAAGGCGCGCAAACTCGCTCATGAGACGATGCGCGATGTGCGCGAGGCCATGGGGCTGTCGTACAGCTGA
- a CDS encoding site-2 protease family protein: MDSLVQTILVSALPLLFAITLHEAAHGIVARRFGDNTAYLMGRISLNPMRHIDPMGTIVIPLIMLFATSGAFIFGYAKPVPVDFGRLRNPRWDSLWVALAGPACNLLQAFVWACIAIGLRGLDVEEPFFVRMASAGVAVNLVLGALNLFPLLPLDGGRVLTALLPVRAAYRFAKIEPYGFFIVMALVMTRVLDTLWLRPLVTVGYEVVFGILRPIVSLFSHV; this comes from the coding sequence ATGGACTCTCTCGTACAGACAATCTTGGTCAGCGCGTTGCCGCTGCTCTTCGCGATCACGTTGCATGAAGCGGCGCATGGCATCGTCGCCCGCCGCTTTGGCGACAATACGGCGTATCTAATGGGGCGTATCTCGCTTAATCCGATGCGTCACATCGATCCGATGGGCACGATTGTGATCCCGCTGATTATGTTATTTGCAACCAGCGGTGCGTTTATCTTCGGCTATGCGAAACCGGTGCCGGTCGACTTCGGCCGCTTGCGTAATCCTCGCTGGGACAGCCTCTGGGTCGCACTCGCGGGTCCCGCGTGCAACCTATTGCAAGCGTTCGTGTGGGCCTGTATTGCGATCGGACTGCGCGGCCTTGACGTCGAAGAGCCGTTTTTTGTGCGTATGGCGTCAGCGGGTGTCGCGGTGAACCTCGTGCTAGGCGCGCTGAACCTGTTTCCGCTGCTGCCGCTCGATGGGGGCCGTGTACTCACCGCGCTATTGCCGGTGCGCGCCGCGTACCGCTTCGCGAAGATCGAGCCCTACGGCTTTTTCATCGTGATGGCGCTAGTGATGACACGCGTGCTCGATACATTGTGGCTGCGTCCGCTGGTGACCGTGGGCTACGAAGTCGTGTTCGGCATATTGCGTCCTATCGTTTCTTTGTTCAGCCACGTCTGA
- a CDS encoding L-threonylcarbamoyladenylate synthase: protein MSQYFRIHPDNPQPRLIKQAAQIIDGGGVVALPTDSSYALACHLDDKAAVEQLRRIRGLNERRHLSLMVRDLSELATFAMVDNRQYRLIKAVTPGPYVFILQATKEVPRRLSHPSRKTIGLRVPDHAITLALLEALGQPVIASTLILPGDDEPLNEPEAIRAQLEKQLDLVIDGGACAAEPSTVIDLSGDAPVLVRVGRGPLEPFGLAP, encoded by the coding sequence ATGTCCCAATACTTCCGCATCCACCCGGACAACCCGCAACCGAGGCTGATTAAACAGGCCGCGCAGATCATCGACGGTGGCGGCGTCGTCGCGTTGCCGACCGATTCGAGCTATGCGCTTGCCTGCCATCTCGACGACAAGGCCGCCGTCGAGCAGTTGCGACGCATCCGCGGCCTTAACGAGCGCCGGCATTTGTCGCTGATGGTACGTGACCTGTCCGAATTGGCAACGTTCGCGATGGTAGACAACCGGCAGTATCGGTTGATCAAGGCCGTCACGCCGGGCCCCTATGTGTTCATCCTGCAGGCGACCAAGGAAGTGCCGCGGCGCCTGTCGCATCCGTCGCGTAAGACCATCGGGCTGCGCGTGCCGGATCACGCGATCACACTTGCGCTGCTCGAAGCGCTTGGGCAGCCGGTGATCGCGTCAACGTTGATCTTGCCTGGCGACGATGAGCCGCTGAACGAGCCCGAAGCGATCCGCGCGCAGCTGGAAAAACAACTCGATCTCGTGATTGACGGGGGCGCGTGCGCGGCCGAGCCGTCAACCGTAATCGACTTGAGCGGAGATGCGCCAGTGCTCGTGCGGGTCGGCCGTGGCCCGTTGGAGCCCTTCGGGCTCGCGCCGTGA
- the bamC gene encoding outer membrane protein assembly factor BamC: MKRFDFSARGLRVTVWAVAALSLAGCDTLNDVLAPDRVDYKGATSAPRLEVPADLKTAPLDQRYVAPSTTAGLGGQPTRAATPAGNTTEGVPTAQDPYGMHMEQDGTRRWLVVNGRTPDELWPQLKAFWAQSGFVLKTDSPATGIIETDWAENRAKIPGDWFRNSMGKLLDFVYSSGTRDRFRMLVERNANSNATVITISHTAREEVLTGRDKTSSRWVERPRDPKLEAAIYAQLMQQFGLTDKQAQQLLDGARHTGPKVEVAIGSAGASTIDLAESFDRAWLRVGLALDRTNFAVDNRDRERGIYYVRFNDPVQEIKREGLLGRLIYGGKPNVIGKEYLVNIRPKGDGATQVAVIDSSGQLDTSSDAQRLVAALHQQLN; this comes from the coding sequence ATGAAACGTTTCGATTTCTCCGCGCGCGGGTTGCGCGTGACAGTATGGGCGGTTGCTGCGTTGTCGCTGGCAGGTTGTGACACGCTCAATGACGTGCTCGCGCCGGATCGCGTCGACTACAAGGGCGCGACTTCCGCGCCGCGGCTCGAGGTGCCGGCGGATCTGAAGACTGCGCCGCTGGATCAGCGTTATGTCGCTCCGTCCACGACCGCGGGCCTGGGCGGGCAGCCGACGCGGGCCGCGACGCCGGCCGGCAATACGACCGAGGGCGTGCCTACCGCGCAGGATCCCTATGGGATGCACATGGAGCAGGATGGCACGCGCCGCTGGCTGGTGGTCAACGGGCGCACGCCGGACGAGTTGTGGCCGCAGCTCAAGGCGTTCTGGGCGCAGAGCGGCTTCGTGCTGAAGACGGATTCGCCGGCAACGGGAATCATCGAGACGGACTGGGCCGAGAACCGCGCAAAGATCCCGGGCGACTGGTTCCGCAATTCGATGGGCAAGCTGTTGGACTTCGTGTACTCGTCGGGCACGCGCGATCGCTTTCGCATGCTGGTCGAGCGCAATGCGAACAGCAACGCCACCGTGATCACCATATCGCACACCGCGAGGGAGGAAGTGCTGACCGGACGGGACAAGACGTCGTCGCGCTGGGTCGAGCGGCCGCGTGATCCGAAGCTGGAGGCGGCGATCTATGCGCAACTGATGCAGCAGTTCGGGCTGACCGACAAGCAAGCCCAGCAGTTGCTCGACGGCGCGCGGCACACCGGCCCGAAGGTGGAGGTGGCGATCGGCAGCGCAGGCGCATCGACGATCGACTTGGCCGAGTCGTTTGACCGCGCGTGGTTGCGCGTCGGCCTGGCGCTCGATCGCACGAACTTTGCCGTCGATAACCGCGATCGTGAGCGCGGCATCTATTACGTCCGTTTCAATGATCCTGTGCAGGAGATTAAGCGAGAGGGACTGCTTGGCAGGTTGATCTATGGTGGCAAGCCGAATGTCATCGGCAAGGAGTACCTGGTCAACATCCGCCCAAAGGGCGACGGCGCCACGCAGGTTGCGGTGATCGACTCGAGTGGCCAACTCGATACGTCCAGCGATGCGCAGCGGCTGGTGGCGGCCTTGCATCAGCAGCTAAATTGA
- a CDS encoding class I SAM-dependent methyltransferase translates to MAIAVASEWVRRWTHLVPRDGTVLDVACGRGRHVRWFAQRGHPVVALDRDAQALAALAEWPTVRIVHADLEPDEDSAAWPFEAHQRFAAVVVTQYLHRPLFDDLTDALASGGVLLYETFAQGHETLGRPSNPRFLLRAGELLEVARHAALRVVAFEDGFIAGPKPAFVQRLCAVRESRGDVRSRKTGAHDGPARYDLPDQSATISV, encoded by the coding sequence ATGGCGATCGCTGTTGCCTCCGAGTGGGTCCGCCGATGGACCCATCTGGTGCCGCGCGATGGCACCGTGCTCGACGTGGCGTGCGGCCGCGGCCGGCATGTGCGCTGGTTTGCCCAGCGCGGCCATCCGGTCGTCGCGTTGGATCGCGATGCGCAGGCGTTGGCCGCGCTGGCCGAATGGCCGACGGTGCGCATCGTGCATGCCGACTTGGAGCCGGATGAGGATAGCGCGGCATGGCCCTTCGAGGCGCACCAGCGCTTCGCGGCTGTCGTCGTCACGCAGTATCTGCACCGGCCGCTGTTCGATGACCTGACCGACGCGCTGGCGTCGGGCGGCGTGCTGCTGTACGAGACGTTCGCGCAGGGCCACGAAACGCTGGGGCGGCCCTCGAACCCGCGCTTCCTGTTACGCGCGGGCGAGCTGCTGGAGGTAGCGCGGCACGCCGCGTTGCGCGTCGTTGCGTTCGAGGACGGCTTTATTGCCGGGCCTAAGCCCGCGTTCGTGCAGCGGCTGTGTGCCGTTCGAGAAAGCCGCGGTGACGTGCGCAGCCGTAAAACGGGGGCACATGATGGGCCAGCGAGATACGATTTGCCGGACCAATCCGCTACAATCTCAGTTTAA
- a CDS encoding MBL fold metallo-hydrolase, whose translation MRFASLGSGSDGNSLLVEAQDGTTTTRVLLDCGFSARELERRLARLDVTLDALHAIVITHEHADHIGSALAVARRASIPLYMSWGTAQAVGADDARGVEWRVLWGGEPVGIGDLEWLPYTVPHDAREPLQFVFGDGQHRVGVLTDVGTSTPHIIQMLDGCDGLVLECNHDVRMLAQSRYPPSLKARVGGTHGHLNNDEAAAILAAIDRSKLRCIVAAHLSQQNNLPELARDALATVLGASSADVIVATQEDGFGWQGL comes from the coding sequence GTGCGTTTTGCGAGCTTAGGCAGCGGCAGCGACGGCAACTCGCTGCTTGTCGAGGCGCAAGACGGCACCACGACGACCCGCGTGCTGCTCGATTGCGGGTTTTCCGCGCGCGAACTTGAGCGGCGGCTCGCCCGCTTAGACGTCACGCTTGATGCGTTGCACGCGATCGTGATCACGCATGAGCACGCCGACCACATCGGCAGTGCGCTGGCCGTTGCCCGGCGGGCGTCGATTCCGCTCTACATGAGCTGGGGCACGGCACAGGCGGTCGGCGCAGACGATGCGCGGGGTGTCGAATGGCGGGTGTTGTGGGGTGGGGAGCCGGTTGGCATCGGCGACTTGGAATGGCTGCCGTATACCGTGCCGCATGACGCGCGCGAGCCGCTGCAGTTCGTGTTCGGCGATGGTCAGCACCGCGTTGGCGTGCTGACTGACGTAGGCACGTCGACGCCGCACATTATCCAGATGCTGGATGGCTGCGACGGTTTGGTATTGGAATGTAACCACGACGTGCGCATGCTCGCGCAAAGCCGCTATCCACCCTCGCTGAAGGCCCGGGTCGGCGGCACGCACGGACACTTGAACAATGACGAGGCGGCGGCGATCCTGGCGGCGATCGACCGCTCGAAGCTACGCTGCATTGTCGCGGCCCACCTGTCGCAGCAGAATAATCTACCCGAACTTGCGCGAGATGCATTGGCGACGGTCCTCGGTGCGTCCTCGGCCGATGTGATTGTTGCGACACAAGAGGATGGATTCGGCTGGCAAGGGCTTTGA
- a CDS encoding acyl-CoA dehydrogenase family protein, producing the protein MPNKFDERRIALREQAARFARDQLSTDIAASDRASIFHRDGWRRCAEFGLFSMALPEDRGGAGAPLSDLLAVMEGLGYGSEDLGLLFSLNAHLWTVALPLAIHGTPTQRSRFLPGLMDGSLIGANASTEDEAGSDVFSMRTQAIRDGDSYVLNGSKTYITNAPIADLCVVYATIDPTLGPLGVTAFLVETTNPGLELSPPLEKMGLRTAQMGRITLKDCRVPADAILGREGRGVKVFESAMEYERGCILATTLGAMRRHLEACITHARTRRQFGQPIGKHQAVSHRLADMKVNLDAACELVYRVGRLKDAGKDATLEAACAKLFVSEAYTKFSIDALRIYGAQGYLAETSTERGLRDAIASLLYSGTSDIQRNIIATELGL; encoded by the coding sequence ATGCCAAACAAGTTTGATGAACGACGAATCGCGCTGCGCGAGCAGGCCGCACGTTTTGCCCGCGATCAGCTCAGCACAGACATCGCAGCCTCCGACCGTGCCAGCATTTTCCATCGAGACGGTTGGCGCCGATGCGCAGAATTTGGCCTGTTCAGTATGGCCCTACCCGAGGATCGTGGGGGCGCGGGCGCGCCCCTGTCCGACCTGCTCGCGGTCATGGAGGGCCTGGGGTACGGCAGCGAAGACTTGGGACTGCTGTTCTCGCTCAATGCTCACCTGTGGACCGTTGCCCTGCCACTAGCTATCCACGGCACACCGACCCAGCGTTCGCGCTTTCTGCCAGGCTTGATGGATGGCTCGTTGATCGGTGCCAATGCCTCGACGGAAGACGAAGCAGGCTCGGACGTGTTCTCCATGCGCACCCAAGCTATACGAGACGGCGACAGCTATGTCCTTAACGGTTCGAAAACCTATATCACCAATGCCCCCATCGCGGATCTGTGCGTCGTCTACGCCACCATCGACCCCACACTCGGTCCACTTGGCGTCACCGCGTTCCTGGTCGAGACGACCAACCCGGGCCTGGAGCTGAGCCCACCGTTGGAAAAGATGGGACTGCGCACCGCACAGATGGGCCGAATCACGCTTAAGGACTGCCGTGTCCCGGCCGATGCAATACTGGGAAGGGAAGGACGAGGCGTCAAGGTCTTTGAAAGTGCCATGGAATACGAACGGGGATGCATTCTTGCCACCACGTTGGGCGCCATGCGCCGCCACCTTGAAGCATGCATTACCCATGCGCGTACCCGCCGCCAGTTCGGCCAACCCATTGGAAAGCATCAGGCCGTCTCCCATCGCCTTGCCGACATGAAAGTCAACCTCGATGCCGCGTGCGAACTCGTCTACCGGGTAGGGCGGCTCAAGGACGCGGGCAAGGATGCCACACTGGAAGCGGCCTGTGCGAAGCTGTTCGTCTCCGAGGCGTACACGAAGTTTTCGATAGATGCACTGCGCATTTACGGCGCACAAGGCTACCTAGCTGAAACCTCCACTGAAAGAGGACTGCGCGACGCCATCGCATCCCTCCTCTATTCGGGAACATCCGATATTCAGCGCAACATCATTGCCACCGAGCTGGGATTATGA
- the dapA gene encoding 4-hydroxy-tetrahydrodipicolinate synthase — MSQAMQATPIGGSIPAIVTPMLDDGALDLPALRALIDWHIEEGSDALVVVGTSGESATVSVEEHVLLVKTAVEQAARRIPIIAGAGGNSTAEAIELTRAAKEVGADASLQVVPYYNKPTQEGMYRHFRAIAEAVDLPVFLYNVPGRTVADISNETILRLAQVPGIAGVKDATGNIDRAAHLIKAAPADFSIFSGDDPTAIALMLLGGHGNISVTANVAPRAMSALCRAAIAGDAKSARAIHLKLLSLHKHLFAESNPIPVKWALQQMGKIRGGIRLPLTPLADHHHETVRAALRDAELTD, encoded by the coding sequence ATGAGCCAAGCAATGCAAGCCACACCGATTGGCGGCAGCATCCCGGCGATTGTCACGCCGATGTTGGATGACGGGGCGTTGGACCTTCCGGCGCTGCGCGCGCTGATCGACTGGCATATCGAAGAAGGCAGCGATGCGCTGGTCGTGGTCGGCACGAGCGGCGAGTCGGCGACAGTATCGGTCGAGGAGCATGTGTTGCTGGTCAAGACGGCGGTCGAGCAAGCGGCGCGTCGCATCCCGATTATCGCCGGCGCGGGCGGCAACTCGACTGCCGAAGCGATCGAGTTGACCCGGGCGGCCAAGGAGGTCGGCGCTGACGCGTCGCTGCAGGTCGTGCCGTACTACAACAAGCCGACACAGGAAGGGATGTACCGGCATTTCAGAGCGATCGCTGAGGCAGTTGACCTGCCGGTGTTTCTGTACAATGTGCCGGGCCGTACCGTCGCCGACATCAGCAACGAGACGATCCTGCGGCTCGCTCAGGTGCCAGGCATTGCGGGCGTGAAGGATGCGACTGGCAATATCGATCGCGCGGCGCATCTGATCAAGGCAGCACCGGCCGATTTCTCGATTTTCAGCGGCGACGATCCGACCGCGATCGCGTTGATGCTGCTGGGTGGACACGGCAATATCTCGGTCACGGCCAACGTGGCGCCGCGCGCGATGAGTGCGCTGTGCCGCGCCGCGATCGCCGGTGATGCGAAGAGCGCGCGGGCCATCCACCTGAAGCTGTTGTCGTTGCACAAGCACCTGTTCGCCGAGTCGAACCCGATCCCGGTCAAATGGGCATTGCAGCAGATGGGCAAAATCCGCGGCGGCATCCGCCTGCCGCTGACACCGCTGGCCGATCACCATCATGAAACGGTACGCGCCGCGCTGCGCGACGCGGAGTTGACCGATTGA